A stretch of the Bdellovibrio sp. 22V genome encodes the following:
- a CDS encoding cupin domain-containing protein: protein MSILEELLSPLTLSEFQTHYFQREAFAAPFKASFLKNTVSWSLLKEIFLSRHRNCWLPKAGCLPDEPHLNTGLLNYEQARQGFVEGRTVLVRHAEEAHPLMTLIGTDFKRLFNKPIDIQLYCTPAQQQGFDWHYDIEDVFVIQSAGEKEFHLRRNTVSEKPYDLKKQNADFMKEPRSQEIRCWLKAGDWLYIPAGYWHKAHAITDSYHLSVGVLTTAPLPH, encoded by the coding sequence ATGTCTATTTTGGAAGAACTTCTGTCTCCTCTGACATTGTCAGAGTTCCAAACTCACTACTTCCAAAGAGAAGCGTTTGCAGCGCCCTTTAAGGCGTCGTTTTTGAAAAACACGGTCTCGTGGTCTTTGTTGAAAGAAATCTTTTTATCCCGACACAGAAATTGTTGGTTGCCAAAAGCAGGATGTCTGCCAGACGAGCCTCACCTTAATACCGGCTTGCTCAATTACGAACAAGCCCGTCAAGGTTTTGTCGAAGGACGCACGGTTCTTGTTCGACATGCCGAGGAAGCACATCCTTTAATGACTCTGATTGGAACGGATTTCAAAAGACTCTTTAACAAACCAATCGATATCCAGCTTTATTGTACGCCGGCGCAGCAGCAAGGTTTTGATTGGCATTATGACATCGAAGACGTTTTTGTCATTCAAAGTGCCGGGGAAAAAGAATTTCATCTGCGCAGAAATACGGTCTCTGAAAAACCTTATGACTTAAAAAAGCAGAATGCCGATTTTATGAAAGAGCCGCGCTCTCAAGAAATACGCTGCTGGCTTAAAGCCGGCGACTGGCTTTACATCCCCGCAGGCTATTGGCATAAAGCCCATGCGATTACGGATTCGTATCATCTTTCGGTCGGCGTCTTGACGACGGCGCCGTTGCCTCACTAA
- a CDS encoding DUF2231 domain-containing protein, giving the protein MYSKAKIGRHPIHPMFVAFPITFYLTTFVAFLVYQTASNDIFWFKLAYFCNFAGVVTALVAAIPGFIDWAFGIPRDTLAKKDGMIHMTLNLITLGIFATNAIMISGQWETGITGVGMSVVLTACGCITLMFAGFYGWKMVGQHKVGVLMTAEQERIQDRYENEEEPPVVFH; this is encoded by the coding sequence ATGTACAGCAAAGCCAAGATCGGCCGTCATCCTATTCATCCTATGTTTGTCGCGTTCCCAATCACTTTTTACCTTACGACATTTGTGGCTTTCTTAGTGTACCAAACGGCGAGCAACGACATCTTCTGGTTTAAGCTTGCTTATTTCTGCAATTTTGCCGGCGTAGTCACGGCTTTAGTGGCAGCGATTCCCGGGTTTATTGATTGGGCCTTCGGGATTCCCCGCGACACTTTGGCGAAGAAAGACGGAATGATTCATATGACTCTAAATCTCATCACTCTGGGCATTTTCGCTACGAATGCGATTATGATCTCGGGCCAATGGGAAACGGGCATTACCGGCGTTGGCATGAGTGTCGTCTTGACCGCCTGCGGTTGTATCACCCTTATGTTCGCCGGATTCTACGGCTGGAAGATGGTGGGCCAACACAAAGTAGGTGTCCTCATGACCGCAGAACAAGAAAGAATTCAAGATCGTTATGAAAATGAGGAAGAGCCTCCCGTCGTCTTCCATTAA
- a CDS encoding phosphoribosyltransferase family protein codes for MFQNRDEAARLLLKKLGAYKDKNVLVLGIPRGAVPMAKTIAEGLHGELSAVLVHKIPAPGYAELAIGSIGLSGKIFRNKGLITVYGIPESYVERAAAEELAVLKRRQAQFHLKDISYRDRIVMIVDDGIATGATVLGAIEEVKSQHPKEVVVVTAAIAHDTADKIRPQVDKLVSLVESDSFYAVSQYFVEFPQVTDEEVIKILHPSSYKEFSI; via the coding sequence ATGTTTCAAAATCGTGATGAAGCAGCTCGTTTGCTCTTAAAAAAATTAGGCGCCTATAAAGACAAGAACGTTCTGGTTCTGGGGATTCCCCGAGGCGCCGTGCCTATGGCAAAAACGATTGCGGAGGGCTTGCACGGCGAACTCAGCGCCGTGCTCGTGCATAAAATTCCCGCTCCCGGTTATGCGGAATTGGCTATCGGCTCGATCGGTTTAAGCGGAAAAATTTTTCGCAACAAAGGCTTGATCACCGTGTATGGCATTCCTGAAAGTTATGTCGAACGGGCCGCGGCTGAAGAGCTCGCGGTGCTCAAAAGACGCCAAGCTCAGTTTCATCTTAAAGATATTTCTTATCGCGATCGTATCGTTATGATCGTGGATGACGGAATTGCGACTGGTGCCACCGTTCTTGGCGCTATTGAAGAAGTGAAATCACAGCACCCTAAAGAGGTCGTGGTTGTCACAGCCGCCATTGCTCACGATACGGCGGATAAGATTCGCCCGCAGGTGGATAAGCTGGTGTCGTTGGTAGAGTCTGACTCGTTCTATGCTGTCAGTCAGTATTTCGTGGAGTTTCCGCAGGTGACAGATGAAGAGGTTATTAAGATTCTTCACCCTTCTTCGTACAAAGAGTTTTCAATTTAA
- a CDS encoding pirin family protein: MKKLLFSQQSNDRHWVGDGFPVRSIFTYNDIAREMSPFLLMDYAGPAVFPPTEHRRGVGEHPHRGFETVTIVYEGEVEHRDSSGGGGLITPGDVQWMTAASGLVHEEFHGTAFAKKGGPFEMIQLWVNLPKKDKMAKPKYQGIRNAQIPKVELADSSGYLRVIAGEYQGAQGPASTFTPMNLWDVRLNAGHKFEFTPPRGHTAAVFVLSGKVTLGSGETLSEAELGVFDRDGDSIVMSATTDTKLLFLGGEPINERIVGYGPFVMNSEEEIRQAFVDFQQGKMGQIGSIEGSQ, translated from the coding sequence ATGAAAAAGCTATTATTCTCTCAACAAAGTAATGATCGTCACTGGGTTGGCGACGGTTTTCCAGTCCGCTCGATCTTTACTTACAACGATATCGCTCGCGAAATGTCCCCATTTCTTCTTATGGACTATGCGGGACCTGCGGTGTTTCCTCCGACTGAACACCGCCGTGGTGTGGGTGAGCATCCCCATCGCGGTTTTGAAACCGTGACGATTGTTTATGAAGGTGAAGTGGAACATCGCGATTCCTCCGGTGGCGGCGGTCTGATCACTCCGGGCGACGTGCAATGGATGACAGCGGCTTCGGGCCTTGTGCATGAAGAATTTCATGGAACCGCGTTTGCGAAAAAAGGCGGTCCCTTTGAGATGATTCAACTTTGGGTCAACTTGCCTAAGAAAGATAAAATGGCAAAACCTAAGTACCAAGGCATTCGTAACGCGCAAATCCCGAAAGTAGAACTGGCGGATTCTTCTGGATACTTAAGAGTCATTGCCGGCGAATACCAAGGAGCCCAAGGTCCTGCGAGCACCTTCACTCCGATGAACTTGTGGGACGTGCGTCTTAATGCAGGTCACAAGTTCGAGTTCACTCCTCCACGCGGTCATACGGCTGCCGTGTTTGTCTTGAGTGGAAAAGTGACTTTAGGAAGCGGTGAAACTTTGAGCGAAGCGGAACTTGGCGTTTTTGATCGCGATGGCGACAGCATTGTTATGTCGGCAACGACCGATACAAAATTGCTTTTCCTCGGCGGAGAACCTATCAACGAAAGAATCGTCGGTTACGGTCCCTTCGTGATGAATTCTGAAGAGGAAATTCGCCAAGCCTTTGTCGACTTTCAACAAGGCAAAATGGGTCAGATTGGATCCATCGAAGGATCACAGTAA
- a CDS encoding PKD domain-containing protein, which produces MNKKILLVALGLCALTAGCSKSPEAGGELELTSGNSALSCTPGSEKVGTEGLSIQGNSVSQAGESVSYRLNKSLSCDGNQQVVWKTVGGSTYTATSVNSTFNKAGTYIVTAKIEDGASSSQEVAMMTTVVSDEVVVSGPQVGVVNEPVSLQLAVPSHVTLYRAIWNFGDGSPTETTLQPVQHTFTAVGTYQVKVEIAGDYGNEKVLTHTIEITEAPVENCTMAAAISGPSEAKVDSPIALSIYMPQCLADKVTSIKWTMGDGGTASGQSIQHTYGAKGTYAVEAVLYSSDKALFTLEHSVLVTEKTTEPEPEPTPTPTPEPLACSVAGQTRESHGEIYSETASCGIDGTKEMSYRDLIKEECKLVGETLKWVEVSRTKETTHEGTCEGQSCRLPDGTIVPNGTSHVLYSTQTPAGSCATVSQTRVCTNGVLSGSESYNQRSCHNGCGDFGSHGTVKTNVVTGEISIAKTCAYGETGIFDIFEQVSDQACVEGQIVTSNTHQGNIKTPGVCPTYKYAPTDNFTACSADCGGKQSRIFVCVDDKGTQVDAARCAGLAYPIEERLCDGNPEAVRRQESSVAIEEANSSQTCPANQIGVVVNKREVTTVKTYACIDHQVQLEGQNVIYGAWVSESYCRDYVAHRCSHDSLSNSEAQGRYEWMVKCQDQLPIIKEFLVYFEDVQKKKGNTSYALDSKGQHLYPSFMNRATVPEKPWIAPKKKSAPCEMPSTVYVATVCVSSCATPEQQILAQAEGSGKLQYVPFVEALTKNYMFVASLQSAQSMGSKDVQKTRVDQWVTELIDSEHDILVFKMKSGRELRVTPNHPLVASNGFMRLSQEFKVGDDLVQVGGILDPIVSITPIKYFGKVYNVYVKSNAIHHNIIVLNGYLNGSAYFQNAGAKDLNRSLFRKTLTRGAF; this is translated from the coding sequence ATGAATAAAAAGATTCTCTTAGTAGCATTAGGATTGTGCGCGCTGACGGCGGGTTGTTCGAAATCGCCGGAAGCAGGCGGGGAGCTCGAATTGACGAGTGGTAATTCAGCTCTGAGCTGCACGCCCGGTTCTGAAAAAGTAGGGACGGAGGGCTTGAGTATTCAAGGAAACTCTGTCAGTCAGGCTGGTGAATCCGTCTCATACAGACTTAATAAGTCTTTAAGCTGTGATGGAAATCAACAGGTCGTATGGAAAACAGTTGGTGGCAGCACTTATACTGCAACCAGCGTGAACTCCACATTTAATAAAGCTGGAACATATATAGTAACAGCGAAGATTGAGGACGGAGCCTCTTCTTCTCAAGAAGTTGCTATGATGACAACAGTCGTATCGGATGAGGTTGTTGTATCAGGTCCGCAAGTGGGCGTGGTCAACGAACCTGTCTCTTTACAATTGGCTGTTCCAAGCCACGTCACCTTATATAGAGCCATTTGGAACTTTGGAGACGGATCTCCAACTGAGACGACGCTGCAGCCGGTGCAACACACGTTTACCGCTGTGGGAACATATCAGGTGAAAGTTGAAATTGCCGGTGACTACGGTAACGAAAAAGTTTTGACTCACACAATTGAAATCACAGAAGCACCTGTGGAAAATTGTACGATGGCGGCAGCGATCTCGGGTCCTTCTGAAGCGAAGGTGGATTCTCCGATCGCATTGTCTATTTATATGCCACAGTGTTTGGCTGATAAAGTGACTTCGATTAAATGGACGATGGGTGACGGTGGCACGGCTTCAGGCCAATCCATCCAACACACTTATGGTGCGAAGGGGACATACGCGGTTGAGGCTGTGTTGTACTCTTCAGACAAAGCTCTTTTCACGTTGGAACATTCAGTTCTTGTAACTGAAAAAACAACGGAGCCAGAACCAGAGCCCACGCCAACACCGACACCTGAACCTCTTGCGTGTTCAGTTGCGGGTCAGACTCGTGAATCTCATGGTGAAATTTACTCTGAGACAGCGTCTTGCGGTATCGACGGAACGAAAGAGATGTCTTACCGCGATCTTATTAAAGAAGAATGTAAGCTTGTAGGCGAAACGTTGAAATGGGTTGAAGTTTCTCGAACAAAAGAAACGACTCATGAAGGAACTTGTGAAGGCCAATCTTGCCGTTTGCCTGATGGAACGATCGTGCCTAATGGAACTTCGCATGTCCTTTATTCAACGCAAACTCCTGCGGGAAGTTGTGCGACAGTAAGCCAAACACGCGTATGTACGAACGGTGTCCTTTCGGGATCTGAGTCTTACAATCAAAGATCTTGTCATAATGGTTGTGGTGACTTCGGTTCTCATGGAACGGTGAAAACAAACGTCGTGACTGGTGAAATCAGCATCGCGAAAACTTGTGCTTACGGTGAAACTGGTATCTTTGATATCTTTGAGCAAGTGTCTGATCAAGCCTGTGTTGAAGGCCAGATTGTGACCTCAAACACTCACCAAGGAAATATCAAAACTCCAGGTGTATGTCCTACTTATAAATATGCTCCGACAGATAACTTCACAGCTTGTTCTGCAGACTGCGGAGGCAAACAATCACGTATCTTCGTTTGCGTGGACGATAAAGGGACGCAAGTCGATGCCGCTCGTTGTGCGGGACTTGCATATCCAATCGAAGAACGCCTTTGTGACGGAAATCCAGAAGCGGTTCGCCGCCAAGAGTCCTCTGTTGCGATCGAAGAAGCAAACAGCTCGCAAACATGCCCTGCCAACCAAATCGGTGTGGTTGTGAACAAACGCGAAGTAACGACAGTGAAAACTTATGCATGTATTGATCACCAAGTGCAACTCGAGGGACAAAACGTGATCTACGGTGCTTGGGTCTCTGAAAGTTACTGCCGTGACTACGTGGCACACAGATGTTCACACGACAGCTTGAGCAACTCTGAAGCGCAAGGCCGCTATGAATGGATGGTGAAGTGTCAGGATCAATTGCCAATCATCAAAGAATTCCTAGTGTACTTCGAAGATGTTCAGAAGAAAAAAGGCAACACGTCTTACGCTTTGGATTCCAAAGGTCAGCACTTGTATCCAAGCTTCATGAACCGCGCGACGGTGCCAGAAAAACCTTGGATTGCGCCTAAGAAGAAAAGCGCTCCTTGTGAAATGCCAAGCACGGTTTACGTAGCGACAGTGTGTGTGTCTTCATGCGCGACACCTGAACAGCAAATACTTGCTCAGGCAGAGGGCTCAGGTAAGTTGCAATACGTTCCGTTTGTTGAGGCTTTGACGAAGAACTATATGTTCGTGGCGTCACTACAAAGCGCTCAATCAATGGGCAGCAAAGACGTTCAGAAAACGAGAGTGGATCAATGGGTGACAGAGCTTATCGACAGTGAACATGACATCCTTGTTTTCAAAATGAAGTCGGGTCGTGAGTTGCGAGTGACTCCAAACCATCCTCTCGTGGCTTCGAACGGATTTATGAGACTTTCGCAAGAGTTCAAAGTAGGTGATGATCTTGTCCAAGTCGGCGGCATCTTGGATCCGATTGTGTCGATCACTCCTATCAAGTACTTCGGTAAGGTTTACAACGTGTATGTGAAATCCAATGCGATTCATCACAACATCATCGTCCTTAACGGCTACTTGAACGGTTCCGCATACTTCCAAAATGCGGGCGCGAAAGATCTGAATCGTTCACTCTTTAGAAAAACTCTGACACGCGGAGCTTTCTAA
- a CDS encoding cupin domain-containing protein, translated as MATNVSGQTPSPQKQQPQGFQESLDKISSQNFSEATEVREFPNGKLELLKFGDRVIGRATLQPGWKWSESVKSIAGTESCEAPHFQYHVSGVLKIKMDDGTEIECKAGDISNVPPGHDAWVVGDEPVVIVDFQGMATYAQEPHKH; from the coding sequence ATGGCAACAAATGTATCTGGGCAAACCCCGTCGCCGCAAAAACAACAACCTCAGGGCTTTCAGGAAAGTTTAGATAAAATTTCGAGTCAAAACTTTTCGGAAGCGACCGAAGTTCGCGAATTCCCGAATGGCAAACTTGAGCTGCTCAAGTTTGGTGATCGAGTGATTGGCAGAGCCACTTTGCAACCGGGCTGGAAATGGTCCGAGTCGGTAAAATCCATCGCAGGCACCGAAAGCTGCGAAGCTCCGCACTTTCAATATCATGTGTCTGGCGTTCTCAAAATTAAAATGGACGACGGCACCGAAATCGAATGTAAAGCGGGAGATATTTCAAACGTCCCTCCGGGCCACGATGCTTGGGTCGTCGGCGATGAACCTGTCGTGATCGTAGACTTCCAAGGTATGGCGACTTACGCGCAAGAACCGCATAAGCATTAA
- the lysM gene encoding peptidoglycan-binding protein LysM, with protein sequence MGLLNFMKDAGEKLFGAKDTKAAPTATAQSPATPPAGTNIDAIKKYIQAQGISTDGINISFDSLQDKVVISGKVPDQETKEKLLLCCGNIQGVGAVEDNLTVTQASGESQFYTVKSGDTLSKIAKQYYGDANKYSVIFEANRPMLSSPDKIYPGQTLRIPNQGPSKEKIAQI encoded by the coding sequence ATGGGACTTCTGAATTTCATGAAAGACGCCGGAGAAAAATTGTTCGGAGCAAAAGACACGAAGGCGGCACCAACCGCGACGGCTCAGTCACCAGCCACACCTCCTGCAGGAACCAACATCGACGCCATCAAAAAGTACATTCAAGCCCAAGGCATTTCCACGGACGGGATTAACATTTCTTTTGATAGCCTTCAGGATAAAGTTGTTATCTCGGGCAAAGTACCCGATCAGGAGACAAAAGAAAAATTGCTTCTTTGCTGCGGGAATATTCAAGGCGTTGGCGCCGTGGAGGACAATCTCACGGTGACTCAAGCTTCGGGGGAATCACAGTTTTATACCGTAAAGTCGGGAGACACCCTTTCAAAAATCGCGAAGCAATATTATGGCGATGCCAACAAGTACAGTGTGATCTTTGAAGCCAACCGTCCGATGCTTTCTTCGCCCGATAAGATCTATCCAGGACAAACGTTGCGCATCCCAAATCAAGGTCCCTCTAAAGAAAAAATAGCCCAGATATAA
- a CDS encoding YihY/virulence factor BrkB family protein produces the protein MSPALEKIGIKRLMEVFKDTLQQMRDGELALVAASLSFSTAIALVPFIAVVLATFQSIGGLEAFYPKVEALLLRNMREAAGSDVTKFIRIFLKNISAGKLGFTGALLLFLTSLRLLHDMEVGIHRVWNQRNTRPFYKRLIYQWGLILAIPLLLAVYVGFTSLEQFKFVHRVLPATVSNSLVLVGTLFLIYKMVPDLAVRTKAAFVSSILTSITLYGVHKAYAILAIKFFAYNKIYGSFAALPILLLWILTMWYVILGGVALCASLQKRHVA, from the coding sequence ATGAGTCCTGCTTTAGAGAAAATCGGCATAAAAAGATTGATGGAGGTGTTCAAAGACACTCTTCAACAAATGCGTGACGGAGAGTTGGCATTGGTGGCGGCTTCGTTGTCGTTCTCTACAGCTATTGCTCTGGTTCCTTTTATCGCCGTCGTGCTTGCGACTTTTCAATCTATCGGTGGACTCGAGGCTTTTTACCCGAAGGTGGAAGCTCTTCTTTTGCGCAATATGAGGGAAGCGGCGGGGAGTGATGTCACAAAGTTCATCCGCATTTTTCTGAAGAACATCAGTGCCGGCAAGCTCGGTTTTACGGGCGCGTTGTTGCTTTTCCTGACGTCGCTTCGTTTGCTTCATGATATGGAAGTCGGTATTCACCGTGTGTGGAACCAGCGCAACACTCGACCGTTTTACAAGCGGCTGATCTATCAATGGGGTTTGATTCTGGCGATTCCTCTGCTCTTGGCGGTCTATGTGGGTTTCACATCTTTGGAGCAGTTCAAGTTCGTTCATCGTGTGTTACCCGCGACGGTTTCCAACTCTCTGGTTTTGGTGGGAACTTTGTTTCTGATTTACAAGATGGTGCCGGATCTTGCCGTGCGTACGAAAGCGGCCTTTGTAAGCTCTATTCTGACATCGATCACATTGTATGGAGTACATAAGGCGTATGCGATTTTGGCGATCAAATTTTTTGCTTACAATAAAATCTATGGCTCGTTCGCCGCTCTTCCGATTCTTTTGTTATGGATTCTCACGATGTGGTACGTGATCCTTGGGGGAGTCGCCTTGTGCGCCTCTTTACAAAAACGACACGTTGCGTAA
- a CDS encoding hydrolase — translation MKSTPIRDQVNDHLLTPKNAALVIIDYQPPQIFTTVSMDRQLLIDNMRALIKTAQNFKLPIVLSTVNHTNGRNPDTIPQLKELLEGVPSIDRTSINSWEDEEFVKAVKATGRKKLLIAALWTDACLLFPTMDALKEGFEVFPVVDCVGANSLEGHRAALERMVHAGAQPVGWNSVACELQRDWARSETVSGFVQTAVDQGGAWGWYLTLEGEVAAYHKYKAGGEMRASGKSSGEEHRPH, via the coding sequence ATGAAAAGCACACCTATCAGAGATCAAGTTAATGATCACTTACTCACACCCAAAAATGCCGCTCTCGTCATTATTGATTATCAGCCCCCGCAGATTTTTACGACCGTGTCGATGGATCGGCAACTCCTGATTGACAACATGAGGGCTCTTATCAAGACGGCGCAGAACTTTAAACTTCCCATTGTTCTCAGCACGGTGAACCATACTAACGGGCGAAATCCCGATACGATTCCGCAACTCAAAGAACTTTTGGAGGGTGTTCCATCGATAGACCGAACATCGATTAATTCTTGGGAGGATGAAGAGTTCGTGAAAGCAGTGAAAGCAACCGGGCGAAAAAAACTGCTGATCGCGGCGCTATGGACGGATGCATGTCTGTTGTTTCCGACAATGGATGCACTCAAGGAAGGCTTTGAAGTGTTTCCAGTTGTTGACTGCGTGGGCGCGAATTCATTGGAAGGACACCGCGCGGCTCTTGAGCGAATGGTTCATGCGGGCGCACAACCCGTTGGCTGGAATTCCGTCGCTTGCGAATTGCAGAGAGATTGGGCGCGGTCCGAGACGGTCTCGGGATTTGTGCAAACCGCTGTAGATCAGGGTGGAGCTTGGGGTTGGTACCTGACCCTTGAAGGTGAAGTCGCTGCTTATCATAAATATAAAGCTGGAGGCGAAATGCGAGCGTCGGGAAAATCCTCTGGGGAGGAGCATAGACCGCATTAG
- a CDS encoding MBL fold metallo-hydrolase: MTPSKFDVEKTDLTVGPYRVCPVPTGIFGLDGGAMFGTVPKVLWEKTNPPDEKNRIEMEARGLLLKSEGMNILIDTGNGKDFVAKYGEKLGNKFAEMYNIEDSGPSLLKSLAAHGLKPEDIHHVILTHLHFDHAGGATTEKNGKLVPTFPNAQYWIQKGNLETASHPNLRERASYYPANFQPLMDAGVLNIIEGEKEILPGISVLISNGHTQAQQMVKITDGKTTVLYCGDVVPTSTHVKIPWLMGYDLHPLTLMEEKQKFLSQAADQKWYLFFEHDPYCDAAVIEKSGHDFAVQKRFWL, from the coding sequence ATGACTCCGAGCAAGTTTGACGTTGAAAAGACAGATTTAACCGTTGGTCCTTACCGAGTATGCCCAGTTCCCACAGGCATATTTGGTTTGGACGGCGGTGCTATGTTTGGAACCGTTCCCAAAGTTCTTTGGGAAAAAACCAATCCTCCTGATGAAAAAAATCGTATCGAGATGGAAGCCCGCGGTCTTTTATTAAAGTCAGAGGGGATGAATATCTTGATCGACACCGGGAACGGAAAAGATTTCGTCGCAAAATACGGGGAAAAGCTCGGTAACAAATTCGCCGAGATGTACAACATCGAAGACAGCGGTCCTTCACTTTTAAAATCGTTGGCGGCGCACGGCTTAAAACCCGAAGACATTCATCACGTGATTCTGACTCACCTGCATTTCGACCACGCAGGCGGAGCGACAACGGAAAAAAATGGAAAACTTGTGCCGACATTTCCCAATGCTCAATATTGGATTCAAAAAGGCAACCTAGAAACAGCCAGCCATCCTAACTTGCGTGAGCGCGCCAGTTATTATCCGGCGAATTTTCAACCCTTGATGGATGCAGGCGTCCTGAACATCATCGAAGGAGAAAAAGAAATTCTGCCGGGGATTTCCGTGCTCATTTCCAATGGTCACACGCAAGCGCAACAGATGGTGAAAATCACCGATGGAAAAACCACGGTGCTTTATTGCGGTGATGTTGTGCCAACAAGCACGCACGTGAAAATTCCGTGGCTCATGGGTTATGATCTGCATCCGTTGACATTGATGGAGGAAAAACAAAAATTCCTGAGCCAGGCTGCCGATCAGAAATGGTACTTGTTCTTTGAACACGATCCTTACTGTGATGCCGCCGTTATTGAAAAAAGCGGTCACGATTTCGCCGTTCAAAAAAGATTCTGGCTTTAA
- a CDS encoding lysophospholipid acyltransferase family protein: MKDWNYENEQWTKLPTYLKHLPLFTRHIDSFSVFMRFLWSIFLKNVAFKFYIRLEVKGTPFKEIYKTQPKLIIISNHASHLDAVSIAASIPRRYWLNLYIAAAKDYFFSNGLFTFFSQHCLGAIPIDRKDRRGEAINLILKLLSELPRMWLIIFPEGTRSKDGKIQEFKRGVSIFSERTQTPLLFTYLEGNMELWPKGQPIPLPGKLVLHVGPVHPPGPIQQVYDAYKAWVVTINPNAFAAPKEEAQDDSEQV, encoded by the coding sequence ATGAAGGACTGGAACTACGAAAATGAGCAGTGGACCAAACTGCCGACATATTTAAAACATCTGCCGCTTTTTACGAGACATATTGACTCGTTCAGTGTGTTCATGCGTTTTTTGTGGTCGATTTTTCTGAAAAATGTCGCGTTTAAATTTTACATTCGCCTGGAAGTCAAAGGCACGCCATTTAAAGAAATTTACAAAACGCAGCCGAAGCTGATTATTATCAGTAATCACGCAAGCCACTTGGATGCGGTTTCCATCGCCGCTTCTATTCCGCGCCGCTACTGGCTGAACTTGTATATCGCGGCGGCGAAGGATTATTTTTTCTCGAACGGTTTATTTACGTTTTTCTCGCAGCACTGCTTGGGCGCGATTCCTATCGACCGTAAGGACCGCCGTGGAGAAGCGATCAATCTGATCTTAAAATTGCTTTCAGAACTTCCGCGCATGTGGCTGATTATTTTCCCCGAAGGCACGCGTTCTAAAGACGGAAAAATTCAGGAATTTAAGCGAGGCGTTTCTATATTTTCCGAGCGCACGCAAACGCCTCTTTTATTCACATATCTCGAGGGAAATATGGAGCTTTGGCCGAAGGGTCAGCCGATTCCATTACCAGGTAAATTAGTTTTGCACGTTGGTCCGGTTCATCCCCCCGGTCCGATTCAACAGGTGTATGATGCTTATAAGGCATGGGTTGTAACTATCAATCCGAATGCCTTTGCAGCTCCTAAAGAGGAAGCTCAAGATGACTCCGAGCAAGTTTGA
- a CDS encoding phosphatidate cytidylyltransferase produces MDFFDFNFPIRIAMPTAWESHIYRQTVLIVLSIIFVSGAIIFFFRNRNYYFVQSWASIKSWLIAAPLMFIVMGLPEPWPLVFLTALAILGAKIFFQIMGMFHRSNFVMICYAGIIGLGICAWYDRLDVYNSMPMMVLGASCLVPLIRNSYKRMIQYMSLTLLAFIFLGWSFMHLGLILKFPNGVYQVMYLIILTEFCDNTNLAMGRYFGGWRMFPGINPRRTVGSFAVSVALTIFLAGSMRFLLPDGSDKYWLASGLVASLGGFVGDLVMTVVRRDAGMKTVGPFIIGRGDFLHRVDRLIFVAPIYYYVMTVIL; encoded by the coding sequence ATGGATTTTTTTGATTTTAATTTTCCCATCCGTATTGCTATGCCCACCGCTTGGGAAAGTCATATCTACCGCCAAACTGTTTTGATTGTTCTTTCGATCATCTTTGTTTCCGGCGCGATCATCTTTTTCTTCCGTAACAGAAACTATTACTTCGTGCAGTCCTGGGCGAGCATCAAGAGCTGGCTGATTGCGGCGCCATTGATGTTCATCGTGATGGGCCTGCCAGAGCCTTGGCCGTTGGTGTTCCTAACGGCTCTTGCAATTCTTGGGGCGAAGATCTTCTTTCAAATCATGGGCATGTTCCATCGCAGTAATTTCGTCATGATTTGTTACGCGGGCATTATTGGTTTGGGAATCTGCGCTTGGTATGACCGTCTTGATGTTTACAATTCCATGCCGATGATGGTGTTAGGCGCAAGCTGTCTGGTGCCGCTGATTCGCAACTCTTATAAACGCATGATTCAGTACATGTCTTTGACATTGCTTGCGTTCATCTTCTTGGGCTGGTCGTTCATGCACTTGGGATTGATTTTAAAATTCCCGAACGGCGTTTACCAAGTGATGTACCTTATCATCCTGACGGAGTTTTGTGATAACACGAACTTGGCAATGGGCCGTTACTTCGGCGGCTGGAGAATGTTTCCCGGTATCAACCCGCGCCGTACCGTAGGCAGCTTCGCGGTGTCCGTGGCTCTGACTATTTTCCTGGCGGGCTCCATGCGCTTCCTTTTGCCTGATGGCTCTGACAAATACTGGCTGGCCTCTGGTCTCGTTGCATCTCTGGGCGGTTTCGTGGGAGATCTAGTGATGACAGTGGTGCGCCGGGATGCAGGCATGAAAACTGTGGGACCTTTCATCATCGGCCGCGGTGACTTTCTTCACCGTGTGGACCGTTTGATCTTCGTGGCACCGATTTATTATTACGTGATGACGGTTATTCTATGA